From the genome of Mustela lutreola isolate mMusLut2 chromosome 16, mMusLut2.pri, whole genome shotgun sequence, one region includes:
- the MAMSTR gene encoding MEF2-activating motif and SAP domain-containing transcriptional regulator isoform X7 encodes MTLATSSQRSQIIRSKFRSVLQLRIHRRYQDLSLSRSFTASPVLDPDPWVSATDPTLAPGAPAPVSPKGPTPFLFNPGDLLLESEYSPWRSLKESPKISQHWREPKPKGNLTYHQYMPPGQRQGSRVNPQAKGLALGPLGPPLWEGTKSQQPPPRTTARMKPTALTPSPPGVPSPLPPPHKLELQTLKLEELTVSELRQQLRLRGLPVSGTKSMLLERMRSGALPRQRPKPRREDGPACAPWPRLRPKALGAVRRQGSVRAGLRAYGPVRRRQSGTGRELDRRIANELKPSANSHAQPPARAPETPATAAGPTAAPAPASTPASAPAPAPAPAPLRAAAAAAAPAPTPPAARPTAALTLEEELQEAIRRAQLLPNRSIDDILEDQVEPEDPLPPIPLDFPGSFDVLSSSPDSEGLSSVFSSSLPSPTNSPSPSPRGPTDSLDWLEALSGGPLLGCGSPAPSIFSADLSDSSGTRLWDLLADPW; translated from the exons ATGACTCTCGCGACTTCCTCTCAGCGCTCCCAAATCATTCGTTCCAAGTTCAGATCTG TCCTCCAGCTTCGGATCCACAGACGGTATCAGGACCTAA GCCTTTCCAGGTCCTTCACTGCCTCCCCAGTCTTGGATCCAGATCCCTGGGTCTCAGCCACAGACCCCACTCTGGCTCCCGGAGCTCCAGCCCCAGTCTCCCCCAAGGGCCCCACCCCTTTCCTCTTCAACCCTGGGGACCTGCTTCTTGAATCAGAATACAGCCCTTGGAGGTCCCTGAAG GAGTCCCCCAAGATCTCCCAACATTGGAGAGAGCCCAAGCCAAAGGGGAACTTGACCTACCACCAGTACATGCCCCCAGGGCAGAGACAGGGGTCCAGGGTAAACCCCCAGGCCAAAGGGTTGGCCCTGGGTCCCCTAGGACCACCTCTATGGGAAGGGACAAAGTCACAGCAGCCACCTCCCAG GACTACCGCCAGGATGAAGCCCACTGccctcactccctccccaccTGGAGTCCCCAGCCCCTTGCCCCCTCCACACAAGTTGGAACTTCAGACCCTTAAGCTGGAGGAGCTGACG gtctcaGAGCTCCGGCAGCAGCTGCGCCTTCGGGGCCTCCCTGTGTCGGGGACTAAGTCGATGCTCCTGGAGCGCATGCGCAGCGGCGCCCTGCCCCGCCAGCGGCCGAAGCCGCGGCGCGAGGACGGTCCAGCGTGTGCTCCCTGGCCGCGCCTCAGGCCCAAGGCTCTGGGAGCCGTCCGGAGGCAGGGCTCGGTGAGGGCGGGGCTACGCGCGTATGGACCAGTGAGGAGAAGACAAAGCGGGACGGGGCGGGAACTCGATAGAAGGATAGCCAATGAG CTCAAGCCAAGCGCCAACTCTCACGCTCAGCCTCCTGCACGTGCCCCGGAAACTCCTGCTACCGCTGCGGGTCCGACTGCCGCTCCGGCTCCGGCCTCGACTCCGGCctcggctccggctccggctccggctccggctccgcttcgggctgcggctgcggctgcggctcCAGCACCGACTCCTCCCGCGGCACGGCCCACAGCGGCCCTGACTCTGGAGGAGGAGCTGCAGGAAGCCATCCGCAGGGCGCAG TTGCTTCCGAACCGGAGCATTGATGACATCCTGGAGGATCAGGTGGAGCCTGAGG ACCCGCTGCCCCCCATCCCCTTGGACTTCCCCGGCTCCTTCGACGTGCTGTCCTCCTCCCCGGATTCCGAAGGCCTCTCATCTGTCTTCTCTTCCTCGCTCCCGTCCCCCACAAACTCCCCGTCCCCCTCTCCCAGGGGCCCCACAGACTCCTTGGACTGGCTGGAGGCTCTAAGTGGGGGTCCCCTGCTAGGCTGtggctccccagcccccagcatctTCTCTGCTGACTTATCTGACTCCAGTGGAACCCGGCTGTGGGACCTGCTGGCGGATCCATGGTGA
- the MAMSTR gene encoding MEF2-activating motif and SAP domain-containing transcriptional regulator isoform X10 — protein MTLATSSQRSQIIRSKFRSVLQLRIHRRYQDLSLSRSFTASPVLDPDPWVSATDPTLAPGAPAPVSPKGPTPFLFNPGDLLLESEYSPWRSLKESPKISQHWREPKPKGNLTYHQYMPPGQRQGSRVNPQAKGLALGPLGPPLWEGTKSQQPPPRTTARMKPTALTPSPPGVPSPLPPPHKLELQTLKLEELTVSELRQQLRLRGLPVSGTKSMLLERMRSGALPRQRPKPRREDGPACAPWPRLRPKALGAVRRQGSLKPSANSHAQPPARAPETPATAAGPTAAPAPASTPASAPAPAPAPAPLRAAAAAAAPAPTPPAARPTAALTLEEELQEAIRRAQLLPNRSIDDILEDQVEPEDPLPPIPLDFPGSFDVLSSSPDSEGLSSVFSSSLPSPTNSPSPSPRGPTDSLDWLEALSGGPLLGCGSPAPSIFSADLSDSSGTRLWDLLADPW, from the exons ATGACTCTCGCGACTTCCTCTCAGCGCTCCCAAATCATTCGTTCCAAGTTCAGATCTG TCCTCCAGCTTCGGATCCACAGACGGTATCAGGACCTAA GCCTTTCCAGGTCCTTCACTGCCTCCCCAGTCTTGGATCCAGATCCCTGGGTCTCAGCCACAGACCCCACTCTGGCTCCCGGAGCTCCAGCCCCAGTCTCCCCCAAGGGCCCCACCCCTTTCCTCTTCAACCCTGGGGACCTGCTTCTTGAATCAGAATACAGCCCTTGGAGGTCCCTGAAG GAGTCCCCCAAGATCTCCCAACATTGGAGAGAGCCCAAGCCAAAGGGGAACTTGACCTACCACCAGTACATGCCCCCAGGGCAGAGACAGGGGTCCAGGGTAAACCCCCAGGCCAAAGGGTTGGCCCTGGGTCCCCTAGGACCACCTCTATGGGAAGGGACAAAGTCACAGCAGCCACCTCCCAG GACTACCGCCAGGATGAAGCCCACTGccctcactccctccccaccTGGAGTCCCCAGCCCCTTGCCCCCTCCACACAAGTTGGAACTTCAGACCCTTAAGCTGGAGGAGCTGACG gtctcaGAGCTCCGGCAGCAGCTGCGCCTTCGGGGCCTCCCTGTGTCGGGGACTAAGTCGATGCTCCTGGAGCGCATGCGCAGCGGCGCCCTGCCCCGCCAGCGGCCGAAGCCGCGGCGCGAGGACGGTCCAGCGTGTGCTCCCTGGCCGCGCCTCAGGCCCAAGGCTCTGGGAGCCGTCCGGAGGCAGGGCTCG CTCAAGCCAAGCGCCAACTCTCACGCTCAGCCTCCTGCACGTGCCCCGGAAACTCCTGCTACCGCTGCGGGTCCGACTGCCGCTCCGGCTCCGGCCTCGACTCCGGCctcggctccggctccggctccggctccggctccgcttcgggctgcggctgcggctgcggctcCAGCACCGACTCCTCCCGCGGCACGGCCCACAGCGGCCCTGACTCTGGAGGAGGAGCTGCAGGAAGCCATCCGCAGGGCGCAG TTGCTTCCGAACCGGAGCATTGATGACATCCTGGAGGATCAGGTGGAGCCTGAGG ACCCGCTGCCCCCCATCCCCTTGGACTTCCCCGGCTCCTTCGACGTGCTGTCCTCCTCCCCGGATTCCGAAGGCCTCTCATCTGTCTTCTCTTCCTCGCTCCCGTCCCCCACAAACTCCCCGTCCCCCTCTCCCAGGGGCCCCACAGACTCCTTGGACTGGCTGGAGGCTCTAAGTGGGGGTCCCCTGCTAGGCTGtggctccccagcccccagcatctTCTCTGCTGACTTATCTGACTCCAGTGGAACCCGGCTGTGGGACCTGCTGGCGGATCCATGGTGA
- the MAMSTR gene encoding MEF2-activating motif and SAP domain-containing transcriptional regulator isoform X9, whose amino-acid sequence MTLATSSQRSQIIRSKFRSGLSRSFTASPVLDPDPWVSATDPTLAPGAPAPVSPKGPTPFLFNPGDLLLESEYSPWRSLKESPKISQHWREPKPKGNLTYHQYMPPGQRQGSRVNPQAKGLALGPLGPPLWEGTKSQQPPPRTTARMKPTALTPSPPGVPSPLPPPHKLELQTLKLEELTVSELRQQLRLRGLPVSGTKSMLLERMRSGALPRQRPKPRREDGPACAPWPRLRPKALGAVRRQGSVRAGLRAYGPVRRRQSGTGRELDRRIANELKPSANSHAQPPARAPETPATAAGPTAAPAPASTPASAPAPAPAPAPLRAAAAAAAPAPTPPAARPTAALTLEEELQEAIRRAQLLPNRSIDDILEDQVEPEDPLPPIPLDFPGSFDVLSSSPDSEGLSSVFSSSLPSPTNSPSPSPRGPTDSLDWLEALSGGPLLGCGSPAPSIFSADLSDSSGTRLWDLLADPW is encoded by the exons ATGACTCTCGCGACTTCCTCTCAGCGCTCCCAAATCATTCGTTCCAAGTTCAGATCTG GCCTTTCCAGGTCCTTCACTGCCTCCCCAGTCTTGGATCCAGATCCCTGGGTCTCAGCCACAGACCCCACTCTGGCTCCCGGAGCTCCAGCCCCAGTCTCCCCCAAGGGCCCCACCCCTTTCCTCTTCAACCCTGGGGACCTGCTTCTTGAATCAGAATACAGCCCTTGGAGGTCCCTGAAG GAGTCCCCCAAGATCTCCCAACATTGGAGAGAGCCCAAGCCAAAGGGGAACTTGACCTACCACCAGTACATGCCCCCAGGGCAGAGACAGGGGTCCAGGGTAAACCCCCAGGCCAAAGGGTTGGCCCTGGGTCCCCTAGGACCACCTCTATGGGAAGGGACAAAGTCACAGCAGCCACCTCCCAG GACTACCGCCAGGATGAAGCCCACTGccctcactccctccccaccTGGAGTCCCCAGCCCCTTGCCCCCTCCACACAAGTTGGAACTTCAGACCCTTAAGCTGGAGGAGCTGACG gtctcaGAGCTCCGGCAGCAGCTGCGCCTTCGGGGCCTCCCTGTGTCGGGGACTAAGTCGATGCTCCTGGAGCGCATGCGCAGCGGCGCCCTGCCCCGCCAGCGGCCGAAGCCGCGGCGCGAGGACGGTCCAGCGTGTGCTCCCTGGCCGCGCCTCAGGCCCAAGGCTCTGGGAGCCGTCCGGAGGCAGGGCTCGGTGAGGGCGGGGCTACGCGCGTATGGACCAGTGAGGAGAAGACAAAGCGGGACGGGGCGGGAACTCGATAGAAGGATAGCCAATGAG CTCAAGCCAAGCGCCAACTCTCACGCTCAGCCTCCTGCACGTGCCCCGGAAACTCCTGCTACCGCTGCGGGTCCGACTGCCGCTCCGGCTCCGGCCTCGACTCCGGCctcggctccggctccggctccggctccggctccgcttcgggctgcggctgcggctgcggctcCAGCACCGACTCCTCCCGCGGCACGGCCCACAGCGGCCCTGACTCTGGAGGAGGAGCTGCAGGAAGCCATCCGCAGGGCGCAG TTGCTTCCGAACCGGAGCATTGATGACATCCTGGAGGATCAGGTGGAGCCTGAGG ACCCGCTGCCCCCCATCCCCTTGGACTTCCCCGGCTCCTTCGACGTGCTGTCCTCCTCCCCGGATTCCGAAGGCCTCTCATCTGTCTTCTCTTCCTCGCTCCCGTCCCCCACAAACTCCCCGTCCCCCTCTCCCAGGGGCCCCACAGACTCCTTGGACTGGCTGGAGGCTCTAAGTGGGGGTCCCCTGCTAGGCTGtggctccccagcccccagcatctTCTCTGCTGACTTATCTGACTCCAGTGGAACCCGGCTGTGGGACCTGCTGGCGGATCCATGGTGA
- the MAMSTR gene encoding MEF2-activating motif and SAP domain-containing transcriptional regulator isoform X5 has protein sequence MMTGSVQGSVALDVSSSVGQGHTSMQMNMLVLQLRIHRRYQDLSLSRSFTASPVLDPDPWVSATDPTLAPGAPAPVSPKGPTPFLFNPGDLLLESEYSPWRSLKESPKISQHWREPKPKGNLTYHQYMPPGQRQGSRVNPQAKGLALGPLGPPLWEGTKSQQPPPRTTARMKPTALTPSPPGVPSPLPPPHKLELQTLKLEELTVSELRQQLRLRGLPVSGTKSMLLERMRSGALPRQRPKPRREDGPACAPWPRLRPKALGAVRRQGSVRAGLRAYGPVRRRQSGTGRELDRRIANELKPSANSHAQPPARAPETPATAAGPTAAPAPASTPASAPAPAPAPAPLRAAAAAAAPAPTPPAARPTAALTLEEELQEAIRRAQLLPNRSIDDILEDQVEPEDPLPPIPLDFPGSFDVLSSSPDSEGLSSVFSSSLPSPTNSPSPSPRGPTDSLDWLEALSGGPLLGCGSPAPSIFSADLSDSSGTRLWDLLADPW, from the exons ATGATGACCGGAAGTGTACAAGGGAGTGTGGCATTGGATGTCAGTTCCTCAGTAGGCCAAGGGCATACGAGCATGCAAATGAATATGCTGG TCCTCCAGCTTCGGATCCACAGACGGTATCAGGACCTAA GCCTTTCCAGGTCCTTCACTGCCTCCCCAGTCTTGGATCCAGATCCCTGGGTCTCAGCCACAGACCCCACTCTGGCTCCCGGAGCTCCAGCCCCAGTCTCCCCCAAGGGCCCCACCCCTTTCCTCTTCAACCCTGGGGACCTGCTTCTTGAATCAGAATACAGCCCTTGGAGGTCCCTGAAG GAGTCCCCCAAGATCTCCCAACATTGGAGAGAGCCCAAGCCAAAGGGGAACTTGACCTACCACCAGTACATGCCCCCAGGGCAGAGACAGGGGTCCAGGGTAAACCCCCAGGCCAAAGGGTTGGCCCTGGGTCCCCTAGGACCACCTCTATGGGAAGGGACAAAGTCACAGCAGCCACCTCCCAG GACTACCGCCAGGATGAAGCCCACTGccctcactccctccccaccTGGAGTCCCCAGCCCCTTGCCCCCTCCACACAAGTTGGAACTTCAGACCCTTAAGCTGGAGGAGCTGACG gtctcaGAGCTCCGGCAGCAGCTGCGCCTTCGGGGCCTCCCTGTGTCGGGGACTAAGTCGATGCTCCTGGAGCGCATGCGCAGCGGCGCCCTGCCCCGCCAGCGGCCGAAGCCGCGGCGCGAGGACGGTCCAGCGTGTGCTCCCTGGCCGCGCCTCAGGCCCAAGGCTCTGGGAGCCGTCCGGAGGCAGGGCTCGGTGAGGGCGGGGCTACGCGCGTATGGACCAGTGAGGAGAAGACAAAGCGGGACGGGGCGGGAACTCGATAGAAGGATAGCCAATGAG CTCAAGCCAAGCGCCAACTCTCACGCTCAGCCTCCTGCACGTGCCCCGGAAACTCCTGCTACCGCTGCGGGTCCGACTGCCGCTCCGGCTCCGGCCTCGACTCCGGCctcggctccggctccggctccggctccggctccgcttcgggctgcggctgcggctgcggctcCAGCACCGACTCCTCCCGCGGCACGGCCCACAGCGGCCCTGACTCTGGAGGAGGAGCTGCAGGAAGCCATCCGCAGGGCGCAG TTGCTTCCGAACCGGAGCATTGATGACATCCTGGAGGATCAGGTGGAGCCTGAGG ACCCGCTGCCCCCCATCCCCTTGGACTTCCCCGGCTCCTTCGACGTGCTGTCCTCCTCCCCGGATTCCGAAGGCCTCTCATCTGTCTTCTCTTCCTCGCTCCCGTCCCCCACAAACTCCCCGTCCCCCTCTCCCAGGGGCCCCACAGACTCCTTGGACTGGCTGGAGGCTCTAAGTGGGGGTCCCCTGCTAGGCTGtggctccccagcccccagcatctTCTCTGCTGACTTATCTGACTCCAGTGGAACCCGGCTGTGGGACCTGCTGGCGGATCCATGGTGA
- the MAMSTR gene encoding MEF2-activating motif and SAP domain-containing transcriptional regulator isoform X3: MRESRSRFFGEDRHPRLHTGHTLESQDVAFGFSLSSRTRSAGPTAAPEKTPKSVDPQPPHPLVTEDMIPAFLENIKFWNLCPEIQESGHPPPNAGFPSHTGGGGVGRVRGGWGVAEASSALLSTQCSPSLPGFLSTGLSRSFTASPVLDPDPWVSATDPTLAPGAPAPVSPKGPTPFLFNPGDLLLESEYSPWRSLKESPKISQHWREPKPKGNLTYHQYMPPGQRQGSRVNPQAKGLALGPLGPPLWEGTKSQQPPPRTTARMKPTALTPSPPGVPSPLPPPHKLELQTLKLEELTVSELRQQLRLRGLPVSGTKSMLLERMRSGALPRQRPKPRREDGPACAPWPRLRPKALGAVRRQGSPPARAPETPATAAGPTAAPAPASTPASAPAPAPAPAPLRAAAAAAAPAPTPPAARPTAALTLEEELQEAIRRAQLLPNRSIDDILEDQVEPEDPLPPIPLDFPGSFDVLSSSPDSEGLSSVFSSSLPSPTNSPSPSPRGPTDSLDWLEALSGGPLLGCGSPAPSIFSADLSDSSGTRLWDLLADPW; this comes from the exons ATGCGTGAGTCCAGATCCCGTTTCTTTGGAGAGGACAGGCATcccagactccacactgggcacacaCTCGAATCTCAGGATGTGGCtttcggcttctctctctcctcaagaACCAGGAGTGCTGGCCCCACAGCTGCTccagaaaaaaccccaaaatctgTTGATCCTCAGCCACCGCACCCCTTAGTGACTGAGGACATGATTCCTGCCTTTCTGGAGAATATAAAATTCTGGAACCTCTGCCCTGAGATCCAGGAGTCTGGACACCCACCTCCTAATGCTGGGTTTCCCTCccacactgggggggggggggttggcagGGTGAGGGGAGGATGGGGGGTGGCTGAGGCCTCCAGTGCCCTCCTTTCCACACAGTGTTCTCCCTCCCTGCCCGGCTTCCTGTCTACAGGCCTTTCCAGGTCCTTCACTGCCTCCCCAGTCTTGGATCCAGATCCCTGGGTCTCAGCCACAGACCCCACTCTGGCTCCCGGAGCTCCAGCCCCAGTCTCCCCCAAGGGCCCCACCCCTTTCCTCTTCAACCCTGGGGACCTGCTTCTTGAATCAGAATACAGCCCTTGGAGGTCCCTGAAG GAGTCCCCCAAGATCTCCCAACATTGGAGAGAGCCCAAGCCAAAGGGGAACTTGACCTACCACCAGTACATGCCCCCAGGGCAGAGACAGGGGTCCAGGGTAAACCCCCAGGCCAAAGGGTTGGCCCTGGGTCCCCTAGGACCACCTCTATGGGAAGGGACAAAGTCACAGCAGCCACCTCCCAG GACTACCGCCAGGATGAAGCCCACTGccctcactccctccccaccTGGAGTCCCCAGCCCCTTGCCCCCTCCACACAAGTTGGAACTTCAGACCCTTAAGCTGGAGGAGCTGACG gtctcaGAGCTCCGGCAGCAGCTGCGCCTTCGGGGCCTCCCTGTGTCGGGGACTAAGTCGATGCTCCTGGAGCGCATGCGCAGCGGCGCCCTGCCCCGCCAGCGGCCGAAGCCGCGGCGCGAGGACGGTCCAGCGTGTGCTCCCTGGCCGCGCCTCAGGCCCAAGGCTCTGGGAGCCGTCCGGAGGCAGGGCTCG CCTCCTGCACGTGCCCCGGAAACTCCTGCTACCGCTGCGGGTCCGACTGCCGCTCCGGCTCCGGCCTCGACTCCGGCctcggctccggctccggctccggctccggctccgcttcgggctgcggctgcggctgcggctcCAGCACCGACTCCTCCCGCGGCACGGCCCACAGCGGCCCTGACTCTGGAGGAGGAGCTGCAGGAAGCCATCCGCAGGGCGCAG TTGCTTCCGAACCGGAGCATTGATGACATCCTGGAGGATCAGGTGGAGCCTGAGG ACCCGCTGCCCCCCATCCCCTTGGACTTCCCCGGCTCCTTCGACGTGCTGTCCTCCTCCCCGGATTCCGAAGGCCTCTCATCTGTCTTCTCTTCCTCGCTCCCGTCCCCCACAAACTCCCCGTCCCCCTCTCCCAGGGGCCCCACAGACTCCTTGGACTGGCTGGAGGCTCTAAGTGGGGGTCCCCTGCTAGGCTGtggctccccagcccccagcatctTCTCTGCTGACTTATCTGACTCCAGTGGAACCCGGCTGTGGGACCTGCTGGCGGATCCATGGTGA
- the MAMSTR gene encoding MEF2-activating motif and SAP domain-containing transcriptional regulator isoform X1 — protein sequence MRESRSRFFGEDRHPRLHTGHTLESQDVAFGFSLSSRTRSAGPTAAPEKTPKSVDPQPPHPLVTEDMIPAFLENIKFWNLCPEIQESGHPPPNAGFPSHTGGGGVGRVRGGWGVAEASSALLSTQCSPSLPGFLSTGLSRSFTASPVLDPDPWVSATDPTLAPGAPAPVSPKGPTPFLFNPGDLLLESEYSPWRSLKESPKISQHWREPKPKGNLTYHQYMPPGQRQGSRVNPQAKGLALGPLGPPLWEGTKSQQPPPRTTARMKPTALTPSPPGVPSPLPPPHKLELQTLKLEELTVSELRQQLRLRGLPVSGTKSMLLERMRSGALPRQRPKPRREDGPACAPWPRLRPKALGAVRRQGSVRAGLRAYGPVRRRQSGTGRELDRRIANELKPSANSHAQPPARAPETPATAAGPTAAPAPASTPASAPAPAPAPAPLRAAAAAAAPAPTPPAARPTAALTLEEELQEAIRRAQLLPNRSIDDILEDQVEPEDPLPPIPLDFPGSFDVLSSSPDSEGLSSVFSSSLPSPTNSPSPSPRGPTDSLDWLEALSGGPLLGCGSPAPSIFSADLSDSSGTRLWDLLADPW from the exons ATGCGTGAGTCCAGATCCCGTTTCTTTGGAGAGGACAGGCATcccagactccacactgggcacacaCTCGAATCTCAGGATGTGGCtttcggcttctctctctcctcaagaACCAGGAGTGCTGGCCCCACAGCTGCTccagaaaaaaccccaaaatctgTTGATCCTCAGCCACCGCACCCCTTAGTGACTGAGGACATGATTCCTGCCTTTCTGGAGAATATAAAATTCTGGAACCTCTGCCCTGAGATCCAGGAGTCTGGACACCCACCTCCTAATGCTGGGTTTCCCTCccacactgggggggggggggttggcagGGTGAGGGGAGGATGGGGGGTGGCTGAGGCCTCCAGTGCCCTCCTTTCCACACAGTGTTCTCCCTCCCTGCCCGGCTTCCTGTCTACAGGCCTTTCCAGGTCCTTCACTGCCTCCCCAGTCTTGGATCCAGATCCCTGGGTCTCAGCCACAGACCCCACTCTGGCTCCCGGAGCTCCAGCCCCAGTCTCCCCCAAGGGCCCCACCCCTTTCCTCTTCAACCCTGGGGACCTGCTTCTTGAATCAGAATACAGCCCTTGGAGGTCCCTGAAG GAGTCCCCCAAGATCTCCCAACATTGGAGAGAGCCCAAGCCAAAGGGGAACTTGACCTACCACCAGTACATGCCCCCAGGGCAGAGACAGGGGTCCAGGGTAAACCCCCAGGCCAAAGGGTTGGCCCTGGGTCCCCTAGGACCACCTCTATGGGAAGGGACAAAGTCACAGCAGCCACCTCCCAG GACTACCGCCAGGATGAAGCCCACTGccctcactccctccccaccTGGAGTCCCCAGCCCCTTGCCCCCTCCACACAAGTTGGAACTTCAGACCCTTAAGCTGGAGGAGCTGACG gtctcaGAGCTCCGGCAGCAGCTGCGCCTTCGGGGCCTCCCTGTGTCGGGGACTAAGTCGATGCTCCTGGAGCGCATGCGCAGCGGCGCCCTGCCCCGCCAGCGGCCGAAGCCGCGGCGCGAGGACGGTCCAGCGTGTGCTCCCTGGCCGCGCCTCAGGCCCAAGGCTCTGGGAGCCGTCCGGAGGCAGGGCTCGGTGAGGGCGGGGCTACGCGCGTATGGACCAGTGAGGAGAAGACAAAGCGGGACGGGGCGGGAACTCGATAGAAGGATAGCCAATGAG CTCAAGCCAAGCGCCAACTCTCACGCTCAGCCTCCTGCACGTGCCCCGGAAACTCCTGCTACCGCTGCGGGTCCGACTGCCGCTCCGGCTCCGGCCTCGACTCCGGCctcggctccggctccggctccggctccggctccgcttcgggctgcggctgcggctgcggctcCAGCACCGACTCCTCCCGCGGCACGGCCCACAGCGGCCCTGACTCTGGAGGAGGAGCTGCAGGAAGCCATCCGCAGGGCGCAG TTGCTTCCGAACCGGAGCATTGATGACATCCTGGAGGATCAGGTGGAGCCTGAGG ACCCGCTGCCCCCCATCCCCTTGGACTTCCCCGGCTCCTTCGACGTGCTGTCCTCCTCCCCGGATTCCGAAGGCCTCTCATCTGTCTTCTCTTCCTCGCTCCCGTCCCCCACAAACTCCCCGTCCCCCTCTCCCAGGGGCCCCACAGACTCCTTGGACTGGCTGGAGGCTCTAAGTGGGGGTCCCCTGCTAGGCTGtggctccccagcccccagcatctTCTCTGCTGACTTATCTGACTCCAGTGGAACCCGGCTGTGGGACCTGCTGGCGGATCCATGGTGA